The Nitrospirota bacterium genome window below encodes:
- a CDS encoding response regulator has protein sequence MSILIVEDNPVNARLLVLMLSAHGYQTVVARNGKEALETVSATPDIQLIITDYMMPEMDGLEFIVKVRALPTFNQAPIMIASSHGDLETVKRVHGLQCDGFLVKPLEKKQLIKRVEQLLRSQPRLLLGKQQTMDRLDIGLAEYNDLVTAFVAQLAATLPLVVLEQGDSDEPISENLGRLLKELAESASMLGADKFARLYSQGMGSGLPARSQCCMLLKTIQELETALLAYLQSQPNPVVRS, from the coding sequence ATGTCCATTCTGATTGTTGAAGACAATCCGGTCAACGCGAGACTGTTAGTGCTCATGCTGAGCGCCCACGGCTATCAAACGGTGGTAGCCAGAAACGGCAAAGAAGCACTGGAGACTGTGTCTGCAACGCCAGACATTCAGCTGATCATCACCGATTATATGATGCCGGAAATGGATGGGTTGGAGTTTATCGTGAAGGTCAGGGCCTTGCCGACATTTAACCAGGCTCCCATTATGATCGCGTCATCGCATGGCGATCTTGAAACCGTCAAACGTGTCCATGGCTTACAGTGCGATGGTTTCCTGGTCAAACCCCTCGAGAAAAAGCAGTTGATCAAGCGGGTTGAGCAGCTCTTGCGATCTCAGCCGCGCCTGCTTCTTGGCAAACAGCAAACGATGGACAGATTGGACATCGGGCTGGCGGAATATAACGATCTAGTCACTGCATTTGTGGCCCAATTGGCCGCAACCCTACCGCTTGTGGTACTGGAACAAGGAGACTCGGACGAGCCTATTTCCGAGAATCTTGGCCGGTTGCTCAAGGAGCTTGCGGAAAGCGCATCTATGCTGGGCGCCGATAAATTCGCACGATTGTATTCGCAGGGCATGGGCAGCGGCCTGCCAGCTCGGTCGCAATGTTGTATGCTTCTGAAGACGATTCAAGAATTGGAGACGGCGCTCCTAGCCTATCTACAGTCTCAACCAAATCCAGTGGTGAGGAGCTGA
- a CDS encoding PAS domain S-box protein produces the protein MMNQRIRSYTHWLPVLIVAITLVAILIGGLVLHYVETTMVAAAGESLSLAAVNIADKLDMQMAERYGDIQLLSQSLEFQGHDYAVMERRLHALMAVYPVYRWAGVTDANGRVLVATDRTSKGRDLSWEPGFQTVKAGEGAVVQDAIPDDEGVLTVTFVSPLHDARGAFIGAVISQVGLPVLEDVFARVVNALQTQWGSGTRIEYLFLDHTGTVFVDSLLREEGLLNLKQQGVASALLLDTAPAGFIEEQHDRRKVDVVTGYAQTKGTAELKGLQWGVLVRVDRSDILIPIRTVMWKVGAAGVGMLLPLFGVLLWSTTRLTQSWEAADEERNRAQAAERKFHTLLEMAPDAIVMTDTEGTIVLTNRQVDLVFGYPPGQLIGQPIEILVPESLRDIHRMHRIRYHESPQPRLMGTGLRFTGRRQDGTEFPIQTSLSHAETAEGSFAMAAVRDITQQQMEAVERERLSRDIRLLLDAAVGGLYGMDRQGHCTFINRAGAEMLGYQPEELLGKNLHEVMHHSHRDGSPYPVDECPIYYACQMGQGAQLDDEVFWRRDGTSFPSEVISRPVHEAGLLKGAVVTFSDITERKQAEAALREGEARLRTVVDTALDAAITMDVDGNIIAWNAQAETVFGWTSQEAMSRRLSQLIVPLQHREAHERGVTRYLADGVGPALNKRIEITALRKNGEEFHVELAITPVRVGTTMFFSAFLRDITERKQADQAIRDALATLDATTDGTFIFAPHTLRFSYVNEGAVQQTGYSREELLRMTPVDIKPTFSEQQFRALIAPLASGELRTLTLTTLHRRKDGEDIPVEINLQCVGVGTDQACFIAIVRDITEREHVQQELLAAKELAEKSAQAKSEFLATMSHEIRTPMNGVIGMTGLLLETDLTPEQREFAETVRSSGDHLLTVINDILDFSKIEAGKMNLEIIDFDLRTAVAESVDLLAERAASKGVNLACLFHADVPGALRGDPGRLRQILINLLGNAIKFTEQGDVVLSVTLLHQTDTDATVRIAVQDTGIGLSPEAQGQLFQSFSQGDNSTTRKFGGTGLGLAICKQLTELMGGQIGVESQLGEGSTFWFTAQFGKQQQAIASTSAMSSQDLQGLQLCIVDDSPINRRILELYAKRWGVRCLMAEDGKKALALMRKAAAGGQACDLAIIDMQLPGINGLELAKTIKADPLLAPIKLVLLTSQGQRGDAKAAREAGYAAYLSKPVHALQLHTCLTAMLKQSADKTAQPALVTRHSLAERTAQATAKILLAEDNAVNQKVAVRILEKFGYRVDLAANGLEALEALARTPYDAVLMDCQMPGMDGFEATREIRRREGDGHGARAKRRLFPLASCFAPCAYYRHDGECHAEGARPVFRSRHG, from the coding sequence ATGATGAATCAGCGCATCCGTTCCTACACTCACTGGCTACCGGTCTTGATCGTCGCCATCACGCTGGTCGCGATCCTGATCGGGGGCCTCGTCCTCCATTATGTCGAAACGACCATGGTGGCCGCTGCCGGAGAAAGCCTCTCATTGGCCGCAGTCAATATTGCGGACAAACTGGACATGCAGATGGCTGAGCGTTACGGCGACATCCAGCTGCTCTCGCAGTCATTGGAGTTTCAAGGGCACGATTATGCGGTAATGGAACGACGGCTTCACGCTTTAATGGCGGTCTATCCCGTGTATCGCTGGGCAGGAGTCACCGATGCCAACGGCCGGGTCCTGGTGGCGACCGATCGAACCAGCAAGGGACGCGATCTGAGTTGGGAGCCTGGCTTCCAGACTGTGAAGGCAGGAGAGGGCGCCGTTGTCCAGGATGCGATACCGGACGACGAGGGGGTCCTGACTGTGACATTCGTGAGTCCACTCCACGATGCGCGCGGCGCATTTATCGGGGCGGTAATATCGCAAGTGGGATTGCCGGTGCTGGAGGATGTCTTCGCGCGCGTCGTGAACGCGTTGCAGACGCAATGGGGATCTGGGACGCGCATCGAGTATCTGTTTTTGGATCATACCGGTACGGTATTCGTCGATTCGCTGCTAAGAGAAGAAGGGCTACTCAATCTCAAGCAACAGGGAGTTGCCTCGGCACTGTTGCTCGATACGGCCCCGGCCGGATTCATTGAGGAACAACATGATCGCCGGAAGGTCGATGTCGTGACTGGCTATGCCCAGACCAAGGGGACAGCAGAGCTCAAGGGACTGCAGTGGGGCGTGTTAGTGCGCGTAGACCGGAGCGACATCCTGATTCCAATCAGGACTGTTATGTGGAAGGTCGGAGCGGCAGGCGTCGGCATGCTGCTGCCGCTGTTCGGAGTCTTGCTCTGGAGTACCACCCGCCTCACGCAGTCGTGGGAAGCAGCGGACGAGGAGCGCAACCGGGCACAGGCGGCAGAACGCAAGTTTCACACGTTGCTGGAGATGGCGCCGGATGCCATCGTGATGACCGATACCGAAGGCACCATCGTGTTAACCAACCGCCAGGTGGATCTAGTGTTCGGCTACCCACCGGGCCAGTTGATCGGCCAACCCATCGAGATTCTGGTGCCGGAGTCTCTTCGGGATATCCACCGCATGCACCGAATACGCTACCACGAATCGCCCCAGCCCAGACTGATGGGGACCGGCCTCCGTTTTACCGGACGTCGACAGGATGGGACCGAGTTTCCGATCCAGACCAGCTTGAGCCATGCGGAGACAGCGGAAGGCTCCTTCGCGATGGCGGCCGTGCGTGATATAACTCAGCAACAAATGGAGGCAGTCGAGCGGGAACGCCTGAGTCGTGACATTCGTCTCTTACTGGATGCCGCGGTCGGAGGGTTGTATGGCATGGACCGTCAAGGCCACTGCACTTTTATCAACCGGGCCGGCGCTGAAATGCTCGGGTATCAGCCGGAGGAGTTGCTCGGCAAGAACTTGCATGAAGTTATGCATCACTCTCATCGAGATGGCTCGCCCTACCCCGTTGACGAATGCCCCATTTACTACGCATGCCAGATGGGACAGGGAGCCCAGCTCGATGACGAAGTGTTCTGGCGGCGAGATGGGACGTCCTTCCCCTCGGAAGTTATATCGCGCCCCGTGCACGAGGCCGGCCTGCTGAAAGGCGCGGTGGTGACCTTTTCCGATATCACCGAGCGCAAGCAGGCCGAAGCGGCACTGCGTGAAGGCGAAGCACGCTTGCGGACCGTCGTGGACACGGCGCTCGATGCGGCCATCACCATGGACGTGGATGGCAACATTATCGCCTGGAACGCGCAGGCCGAAACGGTCTTCGGCTGGACCAGCCAGGAGGCCATGAGCCGGAGGCTTTCACAACTCATTGTGCCGCTACAACACCGCGAGGCTCATGAGCGGGGAGTGACGCGCTATCTGGCCGACGGCGTAGGCCCTGCGCTCAATAAACGCATCGAAATCACTGCCCTGCGCAAGAACGGCGAGGAGTTTCACGTGGAACTCGCCATCACTCCCGTCCGCGTCGGGACCACAATGTTCTTTAGCGCGTTCCTGCGCGACATCACCGAGCGCAAGCAGGCGGATCAGGCCATACGCGATGCCCTGGCCACGCTGGATGCCACAACGGACGGGACGTTTATCTTCGCTCCCCACACCTTGCGCTTCAGCTATGTGAACGAGGGGGCCGTGCAGCAAACGGGATACAGCCGTGAAGAGCTGCTGCGCATGACGCCAGTAGATATTAAGCCGACGTTCAGCGAGCAGCAGTTCCGTGCGTTAATCGCACCGCTGGCAAGCGGCGAGTTGCGGACGCTCACATTAACGACACTCCATCGGCGTAAGGATGGTGAAGACATACCGGTGGAGATTAATCTGCAATGCGTCGGAGTCGGCACGGATCAGGCATGCTTCATCGCGATCGTACGCGACATCACCGAGCGCGAGCATGTGCAGCAAGAACTGCTGGCGGCGAAAGAACTGGCGGAGAAGAGCGCTCAAGCCAAAAGCGAGTTCTTGGCTACCATGAGTCATGAGATCCGCACCCCTATGAACGGGGTGATCGGCATGACCGGCCTCCTGCTCGAAACAGACCTCACGCCGGAGCAACGGGAGTTCGCCGAGACTGTCCGCAGCAGCGGTGATCACCTGCTTACCGTCATCAACGACATCCTCGACTTCTCCAAGATTGAAGCCGGCAAGATGAACCTGGAAATCATCGACTTCGACCTGCGCACCGCGGTGGCTGAATCGGTGGATCTGTTGGCCGAGCGCGCAGCCAGCAAGGGGGTGAACCTGGCCTGCCTGTTTCATGCAGATGTGCCAGGAGCCCTTCGCGGCGATCCAGGACGACTCCGCCAGATCCTGATCAACCTCCTGGGGAACGCCATCAAGTTTACGGAGCAGGGTGATGTCGTGCTGTCCGTCACGCTGCTGCACCAAACCGATACGGATGCCACAGTACGGATTGCCGTGCAAGATACTGGCATCGGCCTATCCCCTGAGGCGCAAGGGCAGCTGTTTCAGTCGTTCAGTCAAGGCGACAATTCGACGACACGCAAATTCGGCGGCACAGGGCTGGGGCTCGCCATCTGTAAACAGCTCACGGAACTGATGGGTGGACAGATCGGGGTGGAAAGCCAGCTGGGCGAAGGCAGCACGTTCTGGTTCACGGCTCAGTTCGGCAAGCAGCAACAGGCAATCGCCTCGACGAGCGCCATGTCATCACAGGATTTACAGGGGCTGCAGCTCTGTATCGTGGATGATAGCCCCATCAACCGGCGCATCCTGGAACTCTATGCCAAGCGATGGGGAGTCCGGTGTCTCATGGCGGAGGATGGCAAGAAGGCCTTGGCGCTTATGCGCAAGGCTGCGGCAGGGGGCCAGGCCTGTGACCTCGCGATCATTGACATGCAGTTGCCAGGGATAAATGGCCTGGAATTGGCCAAGACCATCAAGGCCGATCCCCTGCTGGCGCCAATCAAGCTAGTCCTCCTGACGTCTCAGGGCCAGCGCGGCGATGCCAAGGCAGCCCGCGAGGCCGGGTATGCCGCCTACCTCTCCAAGCCGGTGCATGCCCTGCAACTGCACACGTGTCTCACTGCCATGCTCAAACAATCCGCAGATAAGACTGCGCAACCAGCGCTGGTCACACGTCATAGTTTGGCTGAGAGGACGGCACAAGCCACGGCAAAGATTCTGCTCGCCGAGGATAATGCCGTCAACCAGAAGGTGGCCGTGCGTATCCTGGAAAAGTTTGGCTATCGAGTGGATCTTGCGGCCAATGGCCTAGAGGCCCTCGAAGCACTGGCGCGTACCCCCTATGATGCAGTCTTGATGGACTGCCAAATGCCGGGGATGGATGGCTTTGAAGCGACGCGAGAAATCCGCAGGCGAGAAGGTGATGGGCACGGGGCCAGAGCCAAAAGACGGCTCTTCCCCCTCGCCTCGTGCTTCGCGCCATGTGCCTATTATCGCCATGACGGCGAATGTCATGCAGAGGGAGCGAGACCTGTGTTTCGCAGCCGGCATGGATGA
- a CDS encoding Crp/Fnr family transcriptional regulator: MSDPATSARGTCYAPCDACREQSHCPLPAVAKGSTGPSAIHVFQTRYRAGQHILNEGEPVTGLHVLCNGWATVTKNVGTAQGDRTLYVVGAGGLLDVSDNLAVSKTYSGTAKSLTNSTVAFVRSDELVTRLESDHTFSGKLLRLLAKQLHALEEQYIFHQSQDAASRIIHVLVAFAKPYCVEPDKSVTVPMKLSRSSLAEIVGTTPETISRAISRLKQQRYMLETPRETIIPDIERLRALIQPAA, encoded by the coding sequence ATGTCTGACCCTGCGACGAGTGCTCGCGGAACGTGTTATGCCCCCTGCGATGCCTGTCGGGAGCAGTCCCATTGTCCCTTGCCTGCAGTGGCCAAGGGCTCGACTGGCCCCAGCGCGATCCATGTCTTCCAGACCCGGTACCGTGCCGGGCAGCACATTCTTAACGAAGGTGAACCGGTGACCGGGCTCCATGTGCTCTGCAACGGGTGGGCGACGGTGACGAAAAACGTGGGGACAGCGCAGGGCGATCGCACGCTCTATGTCGTGGGGGCCGGGGGGTTATTGGACGTCAGCGATAATCTTGCCGTATCCAAGACCTACTCTGGTACCGCAAAATCATTGACGAATTCGACCGTAGCCTTTGTCAGGAGCGATGAGCTTGTCACGCGACTGGAGAGCGATCACACCTTTTCCGGCAAACTCCTCCGGCTTCTCGCCAAGCAATTGCACGCGCTGGAGGAGCAATATATTTTCCACCAGTCCCAGGACGCGGCCAGCCGAATTATTCATGTGCTCGTAGCCTTCGCCAAGCCCTATTGCGTTGAGCCGGACAAATCGGTGACGGTGCCCATGAAATTGAGCCGATCCTCGTTGGCTGAGATCGTCGGAACCACGCCGGAAACCATTAGCCGCGCTATTTCCCGTCTGAAACAACAGCGCTATATGCTCGAAACCCCCCGTGAGACCATCATCCCCGATATCGAGCGGCTGCGCGCCCTCATTCAACCGGCGGCTTAA
- a CDS encoding ATP-binding protein: MGTSILRMPAATRILALARRSLQVRLIVLLLAASAPPMALTMWFAQQEYSHLKNATEEHARALATHILDTLDRVIFERYGDTQLVSQLPAVRAMEADRLTAIAGGVVNTYNPYYTLVVVADRKGIIRAVNTIDGAGRPIASSQLVGQSVSGQAWFEEALRSPGITVYDFQADPLVQQVYGPNAQRTMTFATRIQGSPAKGEEGRTVGVWSSSIPESAIAKMMQYAETPTEQYDKIRVALFDKEGHPIGRFQDNESPLTPDLPLASASSSGFSAYKGLGWNLRVYPSFDESSSQTPFSVPISAGIMVSMLLGFALIWRQTSRHVLQPLRALADAAQQIKRGQAVIIPQDTNRADAIGMLQKKLAGMVETLKAQEAAAQSTSSILKKQAEALQFLVQSIKEITAESDDLGRFLYRLVEAACALTNARYGALALFDKDGTTMTEFITVGMDEATKAAIGAPPEGRGVLSALAHGDNPLRLKDLTAHPSSIGFPAHHPPMHAFLGVPIKAHGNLFGRLYLTKKQDGDEFTETDEQIIVAFASQAGVLIENTLLLQDVRTTKSSLKASNQELENFVYAVSHDLQTPLRAIHGFADLLVSQAKDHLSEQEQHYLARVQAGTRRMESLIQDLLEYSRIDRMAQAFDWVSMADLLEKVRDDLQSVIQASGATILIEGPMPILWADRARLRQVWTNLLTNAIKYVRPGTVPRIVLRCKEEKTHFLFEVQDNGIGIAPEFHERIFKLFHRLHLSGAYTGTGVGLAIVKRVVEFHRGKIWVESVVGQGSTFRFTIPKPSDSPKSHLPTAIFTTQPPQGA, translated from the coding sequence ATGGGGACGTCAATCCTGCGAATGCCTGCCGCCACTCGCATCCTGGCCCTGGCCAGGCGAAGTCTACAGGTCCGCCTGATCGTATTGCTACTGGCGGCGTCGGCTCCTCCCATGGCGCTCACGATGTGGTTTGCGCAGCAAGAATACTCCCACCTCAAAAACGCAACGGAAGAACATGCGCGAGCCCTGGCAACCCATATCCTCGATACCCTGGACCGCGTGATCTTCGAGCGCTATGGCGATACCCAACTCGTCTCGCAGTTGCCGGCAGTGCGTGCCATGGAGGCAGATCGCCTCACTGCCATCGCAGGGGGGGTGGTCAACACCTACAATCCCTATTACACCTTAGTCGTGGTGGCCGATCGGAAGGGGATCATCAGGGCCGTCAATACCATCGACGGGGCAGGTCGCCCCATCGCCAGTTCGCAACTGGTCGGACAGAGCGTCAGCGGCCAAGCCTGGTTTGAAGAGGCGCTCAGGAGTCCTGGGATTACCGTGTATGATTTTCAAGCAGATCCGCTGGTCCAGCAAGTCTATGGCCCCAACGCCCAGCGGACGATGACCTTTGCCACGCGAATCCAAGGATCTCCTGCGAAGGGGGAAGAGGGCCGCACGGTTGGTGTCTGGTCCTCCAGTATCCCTGAATCGGCCATCGCCAAAATGATGCAGTATGCGGAAACGCCGACGGAGCAATACGACAAGATCCGCGTAGCCCTGTTCGACAAGGAGGGTCACCCGATCGGACGGTTCCAGGATAATGAGAGCCCTCTTACTCCCGACTTGCCACTGGCCTCAGCCTCATCCAGCGGCTTTAGCGCCTATAAGGGCCTCGGATGGAACCTTCGCGTCTACCCGTCATTTGATGAAAGCTCGTCCCAAACGCCGTTCTCTGTCCCGATTTCCGCGGGGATCATGGTCAGTATGCTGCTGGGGTTCGCGCTGATTTGGCGGCAGACCAGCCGTCACGTCCTGCAACCGCTGAGAGCCTTGGCCGACGCGGCCCAGCAGATCAAACGAGGACAGGCGGTGATCATCCCGCAAGACACAAATCGCGCCGATGCGATCGGCATGCTGCAAAAAAAGCTCGCCGGGATGGTTGAGACCCTCAAGGCGCAAGAAGCCGCGGCCCAATCCACCTCCAGCATCCTCAAAAAACAGGCCGAAGCCCTGCAATTCCTCGTGCAAAGCATCAAGGAGATCACGGCGGAGTCGGACGATCTGGGGCGCTTCCTCTATCGCTTAGTTGAAGCAGCCTGCGCCCTCACCAACGCCCGCTATGGCGCCTTGGCCCTGTTCGACAAGGACGGCACGACCATGACGGAATTCATCACGGTCGGCATGGATGAGGCGACTAAGGCGGCCATCGGAGCGCCTCCCGAGGGACGCGGCGTATTGAGCGCGCTGGCTCATGGCGACAATCCCCTGCGGCTCAAAGACTTGACGGCCCATCCGTCCTCCATCGGATTTCCCGCGCACCATCCTCCGATGCATGCCTTCCTCGGGGTCCCCATCAAGGCCCATGGCAATCTCTTCGGCCGCCTCTATCTGACGAAAAAGCAGGACGGCGACGAATTCACCGAGACGGACGAACAGATCATCGTGGCCTTCGCCAGCCAGGCCGGCGTCCTCATCGAAAATACATTGCTACTGCAGGATGTGCGCACGACAAAATCCTCCCTCAAGGCCAGCAATCAAGAGCTGGAGAATTTCGTCTACGCCGTCTCCCACGACCTCCAAACCCCGCTTCGCGCGATCCATGGCTTTGCCGACTTGCTCGTCAGTCAGGCCAAGGACCATCTGAGCGAACAGGAGCAGCATTACCTGGCCCGCGTCCAGGCCGGGACTAGACGAATGGAAAGCCTCATCCAGGACCTGCTTGAATATTCCCGCATCGATCGAATGGCGCAGGCCTTTGACTGGGTCTCGATGGCCGACCTGCTCGAGAAGGTCCGGGACGATCTCCAGAGCGTGATTCAAGCATCCGGCGCCACGATCCTCATCGAAGGCCCTATGCCGATACTCTGGGCGGACCGCGCGAGACTGAGGCAGGTCTGGACGAACCTCCTGACCAACGCGATAAAATACGTCAGGCCTGGCACAGTGCCGCGCATCGTGCTGCGTTGCAAAGAAGAGAAGACTCACTTCCTGTTCGAAGTCCAGGACAACGGAATCGGCATCGCGCCGGAATTTCACGAACGCATCTTCAAGCTGTTCCATCGCCTGCACCTGTCGGGGGCCTATACGGGAACCGGCGTGGGACTGGCCATCGTGAAACGGGTCGTGGAATTCCATCGTGGCAAGATATGGGTGGAGTCGGTCGTGGGACAGGGAAGTACATTCCGCTTTACCATTCCCAAGCCGTCCGACTCTCCCAAGAGTCATCTGCCTACAGCAATCTTTACCACGCAGCCCCCGCAGGGAGCCTGA
- a CDS encoding response regulator: MSVAAIDILLIEDNEDDIELTQAALSIGKIVNSLTVLRDGDDALRHLLGDGTPANPPCTAPSLILLDLRLPKVDGIEVLKRIKQEPTLRRIPVVVLTTSQRDEDLVQSYDLGANSFIRKPVLFETFYSTMKTLELYWVLTNTPPPLGRIAGQTGSNG, translated from the coding sequence ATGAGCGTTGCCGCAATCGACATTCTCTTGATCGAAGATAACGAAGACGATATTGAGCTGACCCAGGCTGCCCTGAGTATCGGGAAGATCGTCAATAGCCTGACAGTGCTCCGCGACGGGGACGATGCGTTGCGCCATCTGCTCGGCGACGGGACCCCGGCGAATCCTCCCTGCACCGCCCCCAGCCTCATTCTGCTGGATCTACGGTTGCCGAAAGTGGATGGCATCGAAGTCCTGAAACGCATCAAGCAGGAGCCGACCCTCCGGCGGATTCCTGTGGTCGTACTGACCACCTCGCAGCGGGATGAAGACCTTGTGCAATCCTACGATTTGGGGGCAAACTCGTTTATTCGAAAACCGGTCCTGTTCGAAACCTTCTATTCAACGATGAAGACCTTGGAACTCTACTGGGTCCTGACCAATACTCCGCCGCCCCTGGGCCGGATAGCCGGGCAGACCGGCAGCAACGGTTAA
- a CDS encoding response regulator, translating into MKRTEPHEEYILLIDDEPDDAELTSGALQTKHAQSSITIARTAEEGLSLIVQQNWTMIFLDHQMPGKTGLEILPEIRLRAPDAGIIMLTGHEDTEVAIAALRAGADYYLKKSANMALELPLVAREVAEKRDLRRTLAQTTDRYRRLIENMNDLVYELDEEGRFRYISAAVISALGYAPHELIGAHYSTILCQSYLPHHGRQFHERRTGLRATRELPICMKTKSGELKTFAVNASGIYERHRRFSGTAGIARDMTERQQREKALQRSEQMLRWTLDQQERLALDLHDGSIQSLYGIGLGLEYMLQLLGSDHQEISSRLKTARAGVNDVIAELRNFIVGEPADFVLPMDLDGAMESLVHAAHHTTPTRFSLNIDPEALAQLDAETSTQILFVLREAISNISKHARATTSAIRLGLSGDRVRLDIVDNGVGFDVESRQGSGHGLDNIHTRAQKLGARLDIASTPGRGTSLTLRFPGDNGCAEL; encoded by the coding sequence ATGAAGAGAACGGAACCGCACGAAGAGTACATCCTGCTGATCGACGATGAACCGGACGATGCGGAGCTGACCAGCGGCGCGTTGCAAACGAAGCACGCGCAGAGCTCGATCACCATCGCGCGGACGGCGGAGGAGGGGCTCTCCCTGATCGTGCAGCAGAACTGGACCATGATTTTCCTGGATCACCAGATGCCCGGCAAGACCGGACTGGAGATCCTTCCGGAGATCAGGCTGCGGGCGCCCGATGCCGGCATCATCATGCTCACAGGCCATGAAGACACAGAGGTGGCCATTGCGGCGTTGCGCGCCGGAGCGGACTACTACCTCAAGAAATCGGCGAATATGGCGTTGGAGCTGCCGTTGGTGGCCCGCGAAGTCGCGGAAAAGCGAGACCTGCGCCGGACGCTGGCGCAGACCACGGACCGGTATCGCCGCTTGATCGAAAATATGAACGACCTGGTGTATGAGTTGGACGAGGAGGGGCGTTTCCGCTATATCAGCGCCGCAGTCATCAGCGCATTGGGCTATGCGCCCCACGAACTCATCGGCGCGCACTATTCCACGATTCTCTGCCAGAGTTATCTGCCGCACCATGGCCGCCAATTCCATGAGCGCCGCACGGGGCTACGGGCCACCAGGGAACTGCCGATCTGCATGAAGACCAAGAGCGGCGAGCTGAAGACCTTTGCCGTGAATGCATCCGGGATCTATGAGCGCCACCGCCGATTCTCCGGCACGGCCGGCATTGCCCGCGATATGACGGAGCGCCAGCAGCGGGAAAAGGCCCTTCAGCGAAGCGAGCAGATGCTGCGATGGACCTTGGATCAGCAGGAGCGTCTGGCCCTGGACCTCCACGACGGAAGCATTCAATCGCTCTACGGCATTGGACTGGGCCTGGAGTATATGTTACAGCTTCTCGGGAGCGACCACCAAGAGATTTCATCTCGCCTGAAAACGGCCCGGGCCGGCGTGAACGACGTGATCGCGGAATTGCGAAACTTCATCGTGGGCGAGCCGGCTGACTTCGTGCTGCCCATGGACCTGGATGGGGCGATGGAATCATTGGTTCATGCCGCCCACCACACGACACCGACCCGCTTCAGCCTGAACATCGATCCGGAAGCGCTCGCGCAATTGGACGCGGAAACCAGCACGCAGATCCTGTTTGTCCTGCGTGAGGCCATCAGCAATATTTCGAAACATGCCAGGGCGACTACGAGCGCAATTCGGCTCGGGCTGTCCGGCGATCGTGTGAGACTCGACATTGTGGATAATGGCGTCGGGTTCGACGTGGAGTCGCGCCAGGGCAGCGGGCACGGACTGGACAATATCCATACGCGCGCGCAGAAGCTGGGCGCCAGACTCGACATCGCCTCCACGCCAGGCCGCGGCACCTCCCTGACGCTGAGGTTCCCTGGCGATAACGGATGCGCCGAGCTGTAG
- a CDS encoding CBS domain-containing protein: MITVDRLMTRHMVNIATGTSAIDAAKLMKNHKIGSLFVTKHDRIVGIVTEPDIVRKVVGVDGVPYGISVEDIMSSPVIGIDGRRSVTEAADLMERHGTRHLAVFKENSIVGILSVRDLLHPVSIDEF; encoded by the coding sequence ATGATCACAGTCGATCGGCTCATGACCCGCCACATGGTCAATATCGCAACAGGCACCTCAGCCATTGATGCGGCGAAACTTATGAAGAACCACAAAATTGGAAGTCTGTTCGTGACTAAGCATGACCGCATCGTCGGCATTGTGACGGAGCCGGATATTGTCAGGAAAGTCGTTGGGGTAGATGGGGTGCCCTATGGCATCTCCGTGGAAGATATCATGAGCAGCCCCGTTATCGGCATCGACGGACGCCGGTCTGTGACTGAGGCGGCCGATCTGATGGAGCGGCATGGGACACGCCATTTGGCCGTCTTCAAAGAAAACTCGATTGTGGGGATCTTGTCGGTGCGCGACCTATTGCACCCGGTTTCTATCGATGAGTTTTAA
- a CDS encoding phosphate-starvation-inducible PsiE family protein: protein MPQISMEQTLSNGWPKRFIITLTAYDFTRVWEAGTRFILSLLTLTILLGLAGGVVKTFLDLRLLLSTDLEVALRHIIVDALTLLAVVEVLRTTLTYCSDGRVRVTFIVDTVLVVMLTEIISRWFTGGEWHQFAILGGIVITLGLMRVVAIRYSPTPATFTQQASQPGPSCP from the coding sequence ATGCCCCAGATCTCCATGGAGCAGACTTTGTCGAACGGCTGGCCCAAGCGATTCATCATTACGCTCACGGCTTACGACTTCACTCGTGTCTGGGAAGCGGGCACGCGATTCATTCTGAGCCTGCTCACCCTGACGATCCTACTTGGCCTGGCAGGTGGCGTCGTCAAAACGTTTCTTGACCTGCGGCTGCTCCTATCCACCGATCTTGAAGTCGCGCTCCGGCACATCATTGTCGATGCGCTCACCTTGCTTGCAGTCGTGGAAGTCCTGAGAACGACGTTGACCTACTGTTCGGACGGACGAGTGCGCGTCACCTTTATCGTAGACACGGTGCTCGTCGTCATGCTGACCGAGATCATCTCCCGATGGTTCACCGGCGGGGAGTGGCATCAATTCGCGATACTGGGAGGCATTGTCATCACGCTGGGGCTCATGCGCGTCGTGGCCATCCGATATAGCCCGACGCCAGCGACGTTCACACAACAGGCCAGTCAACCGGGACCATCATGTCCCTAA